From the Billgrantia sulfidoxydans genome, one window contains:
- the secA gene encoding preprotein translocase subunit SecA has product MINSLLRKVVGSKNDREVKRMQRQVAQINALEPQFEALDDAALRARSEEFRQRLSAGESLDDLLPEAFATVREASKRVMGMRHFDVQMIGGMTLHRGRIAEMKTGEGKTLVATLAVYLNALPGNGVHVVTVNDYLARRDAEWMRPLYEFLGLSVGIIYSGQTSEEKRAAYACDITYGTNNEYGFDYLRDNMAFSLEDKVQRGLSFAIVDEVDSILIDEARTPLIISGAVDENTELYKVVDRLAAQLEKGEVSEDDEAPVSGDFLLEEKHKQVEITEAGHHRVEELMRAEGLLGENDSLYAAQNLNLLHHMHSALRARHLYHRDVDYIVANNQVVIVDEHTGRTMPGRRWSEGLHQAVEAKEGVPVQRESQTLASTTFQNYFRLYDKLAGMTGTADTEAFEFRQIYGLDVVVIPTNRPLIRRDLNDLVYLTAEEKFEAIIDDVKAETEAGRPVLVGTASIETSEYLAGLMKQAGLRFNVLNAKQHQSEAEIIAQAGRPGAITIATNMAGRGTDIVLGGNWEAEAAKLDNPSAAQIETLREEWRVRHEAVLEAGGLHVIGSERHESRRIDNQLRGRAGRQGDPGSTRFFLSMEDSLMRLFGSDRVQRMMKALGLERGEAIEHKMVTNAVERAQKKVESRNFDIRKQLLEYDDVANDQRRVIYEQRNEILAAEDVSENVLGIRDEVLDLAISDFVPPQSLPEQWDLAGLQEHLKTEFHLDAPVIEWSEQDERFHEEQLRERLHEMHRGIYREKIEIAGAELMRRFEKQIMLQVLDTRWKEHLQSMDHLRRGIHLRGYAQKNPKQEYKREAFELFQTLLANIKADITRITSHVQVRRPEEVDELERQRREALEREKAAAASRHEAPELAEGEEPAGAAMPAADARPVRREGPKVGRNDPCPCGSGKKYKQCCGQLS; this is encoded by the coding sequence ATGATCAATTCTTTGTTACGCAAGGTCGTCGGCTCCAAGAACGACCGCGAAGTCAAACGCATGCAGCGCCAGGTGGCGCAGATCAACGCGCTGGAACCGCAGTTCGAGGCGCTCGACGATGCCGCGCTCCGGGCGCGCAGCGAGGAGTTCCGCCAGCGCCTTTCCGCCGGCGAGAGCCTCGATGACCTGCTGCCCGAGGCGTTCGCCACGGTGCGCGAGGCCAGCAAGCGCGTGATGGGCATGCGCCACTTCGACGTGCAGATGATCGGTGGCATGACCCTGCACCGCGGACGCATCGCCGAGATGAAGACCGGCGAGGGCAAGACCCTGGTGGCGACGCTCGCGGTCTATCTCAACGCCCTGCCGGGCAATGGCGTGCACGTGGTGACCGTCAACGACTACCTGGCGCGCCGCGACGCCGAGTGGATGCGCCCGCTGTACGAGTTCCTCGGCCTTTCGGTGGGCATCATCTACTCGGGGCAGACGTCCGAGGAGAAGCGTGCCGCCTATGCCTGCGACATCACCTACGGCACCAACAATGAATACGGTTTCGACTATCTGCGCGACAACATGGCCTTCTCGCTGGAGGACAAGGTCCAGCGCGGCCTGAGCTTCGCCATCGTCGACGAGGTCGACTCGATCCTGATCGACGAGGCGCGCACGCCGCTGATCATCTCCGGCGCGGTGGACGAGAACACCGAGCTCTACAAGGTGGTCGACCGCCTGGCGGCCCAACTGGAGAAGGGCGAGGTCTCCGAGGACGACGAGGCGCCCGTCAGCGGCGACTTCCTGCTCGAGGAGAAGCACAAGCAGGTCGAGATCACCGAGGCTGGCCACCACAGGGTCGAGGAGCTGATGCGCGCCGAGGGGCTGCTCGGCGAAAACGATTCGCTCTACGCTGCCCAGAACCTCAACCTGCTGCACCACATGCATTCGGCGCTGCGCGCCCGCCATCTCTACCACCGCGACGTCGACTACATCGTCGCCAACAACCAGGTGGTGATCGTCGACGAGCACACCGGGCGCACCATGCCGGGGCGGCGCTGGTCCGAGGGCCTGCACCAGGCGGTGGAGGCCAAGGAGGGCGTACCCGTGCAGCGCGAGAGCCAGACGCTGGCCTCGACCACCTTCCAGAATTATTTCCGCCTCTACGACAAGCTGGCCGGCATGACCGGCACCGCCGATACCGAGGCCTTCGAGTTCCGCCAGATCTACGGCCTCGACGTGGTGGTCATCCCCACCAACCGGCCACTGATCCGCCGCGACCTCAACGACCTGGTCTACCTCACCGCGGAGGAGAAGTTCGAGGCCATCATCGACGACGTCAAGGCCGAGACCGAGGCCGGCCGCCCGGTGCTGGTGGGTACCGCCTCCATCGAGACCTCCGAGTACCTGGCCGGGCTGATGAAGCAGGCCGGGCTGCGCTTCAACGTGCTCAACGCCAAGCAGCACCAGAGCGAGGCCGAGATCATCGCTCAGGCCGGTCGCCCCGGGGCCATCACCATTGCCACCAACATGGCCGGTCGCGGTACCGACATCGTGCTGGGCGGCAACTGGGAGGCCGAGGCGGCCAAGCTCGACAACCCCAGCGCGGCGCAGATCGAGACGCTGCGCGAAGAGTGGCGGGTGCGTCACGAGGCGGTGCTGGAGGCCGGCGGCCTGCACGTGATCGGCTCCGAGCGCCACGAGTCGCGGCGCATCGACAACCAGCTGCGCGGCCGTGCCGGCCGCCAGGGCGACCCGGGCTCGACGCGTTTCTTCCTCTCCATGGAAGACAGCCTGATGCGCCTGTTCGGCTCCGACCGGGTGCAGCGCATGATGAAGGCGCTGGGCCTGGAGCGCGGCGAGGCGATCGAACACAAGATGGTCACCAATGCCGTGGAGCGGGCGCAGAAGAAGGTCGAGAGCCGCAACTTCGACATCCGCAAGCAGTTGCTCGAGTACGACGATGTCGCCAACGACCAACGCCGCGTGATCTACGAGCAGCGCAACGAGATTCTCGCCGCCGAGGACGTTTCCGAGAACGTGCTGGGCATCCGCGACGAGGTGCTCGATCTCGCCATCAGCGACTTCGTGCCGCCGCAGAGCCTGCCGGAGCAGTGGGACCTGGCCGGCCTGCAGGAGCATCTCAAGACCGAGTTCCATCTCGACGCACCCGTAATCGAGTGGTCCGAGCAGGACGAGCGCTTCCACGAGGAGCAGCTGCGCGAGCGTCTGCACGAGATGCACCGCGGCATCTATCGGGAGAAGATCGAGATTGCCGGCGCCGAGCTAATGCGCCGCTTCGAGAAGCAGATCATGCTGCAGGTGCTCGATACGCGCTGGAAGGAGCATCTGCAGTCGATGGATCACCTACGCCGCGGCATTCATCTGCGCGGCTATGCGCAGAAGAACCCCAAGCAGGAGTACAAGCGCGAAGCCTTCGAGCTGTTCCAGACGCTGCTGGCCAACATCAAGGCCGACATCACGCGGATCACCAGCCACGTGCAGGTGCGCCGCCCGGAGGAGGTCGACGAACTCGAACGCCAGCGGCGCGAGGCGCTGGAGCGTGAGAAGGCCGCCGCTGCCAGCCGTCACGAGGCGCCCGAACTTGCCGAGGGCGAGGAGCCGGCCGGGGCCGCGATGCCGGCGGCCGACGCGCGCCCCGTGCGTCGGGAAGGACCCAAGGTGGGGCGCAACGATCCCTGCCCCTGTGGGTCGGGCAAAAAGTACAAGCAGTGCTGCGGCCAGTTGAGCTGA
- the argJ gene encoding bifunctional glutamate N-acetyltransferase/amino-acid acetyltransferase ArgJ: protein MAVGETRFPAMPAIEGLRLGTAMAGIKKPGRRDLVVIEIAEGARVAGSFTLNAFCAAPVTVAKEHLATCQARGEGARLLVINTGNANAGTGQAGLRDARATCAELAGLAGVSADRVLPFSTGVIGEPLPMERLLGGLAPALGALGADSEAWQQAGEGILTTDTRPKGASVTLELGGGRVIINGISKGSGMIKPNMATMLAFVATDATIEQALLDSLLRETVDRSFNCITVDGDTSTNDACMLIATGRGATVASDEEIALFRNGLQRVMTELAQAIIRDGEGATKFVTLEVTEAASREEALEVAFTVAHSPLVKTALFASDANWGRILAAVGRAPVRDFDVERVTIDLGDVRLVENGGRAPGYTEEQGSRVMREAEIVIRIALGRGEESATVWTSDLSHDYVSINADYRS, encoded by the coding sequence ATGGCGGTGGGTGAGACACGTTTTCCGGCCATGCCGGCCATCGAGGGGCTGCGCCTGGGTACCGCCATGGCGGGCATCAAGAAGCCGGGCCGGCGCGACCTGGTGGTGATCGAGATTGCCGAGGGTGCGCGGGTGGCGGGCAGCTTTACCCTCAACGCCTTTTGCGCCGCGCCCGTTACCGTGGCCAAGGAGCACCTGGCGACCTGCCAGGCGCGCGGTGAGGGGGCCCGCCTGCTGGTGATCAACACCGGCAACGCCAACGCCGGCACCGGCCAGGCCGGCCTGCGCGATGCCCGGGCGACCTGCGCCGAGCTGGCCGGGCTCGCCGGCGTGTCGGCGGACAGGGTGCTGCCGTTCTCCACCGGGGTGATCGGCGAGCCGCTGCCGATGGAGCGGCTGCTGGGCGGCCTTGCGCCGGCGCTCGGGGCGCTTGGCGCCGACAGCGAAGCGTGGCAACAGGCCGGCGAGGGCATCCTGACCACCGATACGCGCCCCAAGGGGGCCAGCGTGACCCTGGAGCTGGGCGGGGGCAGGGTGATCATCAACGGCATCAGCAAGGGCTCGGGCATGATCAAGCCCAACATGGCGACCATGCTGGCCTTCGTCGCCACCGATGCCACCATCGAGCAGGCGCTGCTCGATTCGCTGCTGCGCGAGACGGTGGATCGCTCGTTCAACTGCATCACCGTGGACGGCGACACCTCGACCAACGATGCCTGCATGCTGATCGCCACCGGCCGCGGTGCCACGGTTGCCAGCGACGAGGAGATCGCGCTGTTCCGCAACGGCTTGCAGCGGGTCATGACCGAGCTGGCACAGGCGATCATCCGCGACGGCGAGGGCGCCACCAAGTTCGTCACGCTCGAAGTCACCGAGGCGGCGAGCCGCGAGGAGGCGCTGGAGGTGGCCTTCACCGTGGCGCACTCGCCGCTGGTGAAGACGGCGCTGTTCGCCTCCGACGCCAACTGGGGGCGCATCCTGGCGGCGGTGGGGCGCGCCCCGGTACGCGACTTCGACGTCGAGCGGGTGACCATCGACCTGGGCGACGTGAGACTGGTCGAGAACGGCGGCCGGGCCCCGGGATACACCGAGGAGCAGGGTAGTCGGGTGATGCGCGAGGCGGAGATCGTCATCCGTATCGCGCTGGGCCGAGGCGAGGAGAGCGCCACGGTATGGACCTCCGATCTGTCCCACGATTATGTCAGCATCAATGCCGATTATCGCAGCTAG
- a CDS encoding Nudix family hydrolase encodes MVKRRVHVAAAAIISSDGQKALIARRPSNVDHGGLWEFPGGKLAPYETGLEGLKRELHEELGVEIRRAQPLIRVHHEYPDKHILLDVWQVHEFSGEPFGREGQAVRWVPLDELVNYPFPAANLPILQAVMLPTEYLITDEEQDEAVFDTCLERALVEDRVRLVQLRAKTLDEAAYLERAEHALALCRRHGARLLLNGEPELLGRVDADGIHLTSERLMSLERRPIAESKWLAASTHDRQQLGQAARIGCDFVTLSPLRTTPSHPEVAPMGWHDFQQLVERAAMPVFALGGMTRFDANHARAVGAQGIASIRDFWKAPEA; translated from the coding sequence ATGGTGAAGAGAAGGGTGCACGTGGCGGCGGCCGCCATCATCAGCAGCGATGGCCAGAAGGCGCTGATCGCCCGCCGTCCCTCCAACGTCGATCATGGTGGTCTGTGGGAGTTTCCGGGTGGCAAGCTGGCGCCCTACGAGACCGGCCTTGAGGGGCTCAAGCGCGAGCTGCACGAGGAGCTCGGGGTGGAGATCCGGCGCGCGCAGCCGCTGATTCGCGTGCATCACGAATATCCCGACAAGCACATCCTGCTCGATGTCTGGCAGGTGCATGAGTTCAGCGGCGAGCCGTTCGGGCGCGAAGGGCAGGCGGTGCGCTGGGTGCCGCTCGACGAGCTGGTCAACTACCCGTTCCCGGCGGCCAATCTGCCGATCCTGCAGGCGGTGATGCTGCCGACCGAGTACCTCATTACCGATGAGGAGCAGGACGAGGCGGTGTTCGATACCTGTCTCGAGCGGGCGCTGGTGGAGGATCGCGTGCGCCTGGTCCAGCTGCGGGCCAAGACCCTCGACGAAGCCGCCTACCTGGAACGTGCCGAGCACGCCCTGGCGCTGTGTCGCCGGCATGGGGCGCGCCTGCTGCTGAATGGCGAGCCGGAGCTGCTGGGTCGCGTCGACGCAGACGGCATCCACCTGACCAGTGAGCGGCTGATGAGTCTGGAGCGGCGGCCCATTGCCGAGAGCAAATGGCTGGCGGCATCGACCCACGATCGCCAGCAGCTCGGTCAGGCCGCCCGTATCGGCTGCGACTTCGTCACCCTGTCGCCGCTGCGCACCACGCCGTCGCACCCCGAAGTGGCGCCGATGGGCTGGCATGACTTCCAGCAGTTGGTGGAGCGCGCCGCCATGCCGGTGTTCGCGCTGGGCGGCATGACCCGCTTCGACGCCAACCACGCCCGTGCCGTGGGTGCCCAGGGCATCGCCTCGATCCGCGATTTCTGGAAAGCGCCGGAGGCCTGA
- a CDS encoding carbon-nitrogen hydrolase, giving the protein MTRTLKVGLVQQPAWPDKERSLAESEAGVRELAAAGAELVLLQELHATHYFCQYEATELFDLAEPLDGPTGQRLAALAAELGIVLVGSLFERRAPGLYHNTAVVYDRDRGQVGVYRKMHIPDDPGFYEKFYFAPGDQDDSRKQGFQPIDTSVGRLGLLVCWDQWYPEAARLMALAGAEVLLYPTAIGWSPGDDDGEKSRQKEAWTLIQRSHAVANGLPVIVANRVGHEPDHSGVGDGIDFWGGSFVAGPQGELLAHAGTEAERLLVTLDMSRGEDVRRIWPYLRDRRIDAYGDLTRRYRD; this is encoded by the coding sequence ATGACCCGCACCCTCAAGGTCGGCCTGGTCCAGCAACCCGCCTGGCCGGACAAGGAGCGCAGCCTGGCCGAGAGCGAAGCCGGCGTGCGCGAGTTGGCGGCTGCCGGCGCCGAGCTGGTACTGCTGCAGGAGCTGCATGCCACGCACTATTTCTGTCAGTACGAGGCCACCGAGCTGTTCGACCTGGCCGAGCCTCTGGACGGCCCCACCGGCCAGCGCCTGGCGGCGCTCGCGGCCGAACTCGGCATCGTGCTGGTGGGCTCGCTGTTCGAGCGCCGCGCCCCGGGCCTCTACCACAACACCGCCGTGGTCTACGACCGCGACCGCGGCCAGGTCGGCGTCTATCGCAAGATGCACATCCCCGACGATCCGGGCTTCTACGAGAAGTTCTACTTCGCCCCGGGCGATCAGGACGACAGCCGCAAGCAGGGCTTCCAGCCCATCGACACCTCGGTGGGCCGGCTGGGGCTATTGGTCTGCTGGGATCAGTGGTATCCGGAAGCGGCGCGCCTGATGGCACTGGCCGGCGCGGAAGTGCTGCTCTACCCCACCGCCATCGGCTGGAGCCCCGGCGACGACGACGGCGAGAAGTCACGCCAGAAGGAGGCCTGGACGCTGATCCAGCGCAGCCACGCGGTGGCCAACGGGCTGCCGGTGATCGTCGCCAACCGCGTCGGCCACGAACCGGACCACTCCGGCGTCGGCGACGGTATCGACTTCTGGGGGGGCAGCTTCGTCGCCGGCCCTCAGGGCGAGCTGCTGGCCCACGCCGGCACCGAGGCCGAACGCCTGCTGGTCACGCTCGACATGAGCCGCGGCGAGGACGTGCGGCGCATCTGGCCCTACCTGCGCGACCGTCGCATCGACGCCTATGGCGACCTGACCCGGCGCTATAGAGACTGA
- a CDS encoding agmatine deiminase family protein, with the protein MANRLLPEWHPQDAIQLTWPSPTSDWAPLLERIEATMEAMVVAIARYQQVLIAVPDTATRSHLARRFANLGVDASRLRLAVAEADDTWARDHGPIAIERDGQPVLLDYVFTGWGGKFEAGRDDRLTRRLAEAGVYACPIEGRDVVLEGGAIDTDGAGTLLTTEACLLNPNRNPQLDRGAVEGMLRADFGIERVLWLANGHLEGDDTDSHVDTLARFCDPATIAYMRCDDDADPHYPALAAMEAELKAFRRADGEPYRLVPLPWPRPCYDPEDGHRLPATYANFLIVNSAVLVPVYGDAADSRALAALAEAFPDRDIVPIDCLSVIRQHGSLHCLTMQLPLGSLNAATQQGETS; encoded by the coding sequence ATGGCCAACCGCCTGCTTCCCGAATGGCATCCTCAGGATGCCATCCAGCTCACCTGGCCCAGCCCGACCAGCGATTGGGCGCCGCTGCTCGAGCGCATCGAGGCCACCATGGAAGCGATGGTAGTGGCCATCGCGCGCTATCAGCAGGTGCTGATCGCGGTGCCCGACACCGCCACCCGCAGCCATCTCGCACGGCGCTTCGCCAACCTGGGGGTCGATGCCTCGCGCCTGCGGCTGGCCGTGGCCGAGGCCGACGACACCTGGGCCCGGGACCATGGCCCCATCGCCATCGAGCGCGACGGCCAGCCCGTGCTGCTGGATTACGTCTTCACCGGCTGGGGCGGCAAGTTCGAGGCCGGACGCGACGACCGGTTGACCCGCCGGCTGGCCGAAGCCGGCGTCTACGCCTGCCCGATCGAGGGGCGCGACGTCGTGCTTGAAGGCGGCGCCATCGACACCGACGGCGCAGGTACCCTGCTCACCACCGAGGCCTGCCTGCTCAACCCCAACCGCAACCCGCAGCTCGACCGCGGGGCGGTAGAGGGCATGCTCAGGGCCGATTTCGGCATCGAGCGCGTGCTGTGGTTGGCCAATGGCCACCTCGAAGGCGATGACACCGACAGCCACGTGGATACCCTGGCACGCTTCTGCGACCCGGCCACCATCGCCTACATGCGCTGCGACGACGACGCCGACCCGCACTACCCGGCGCTGGCCGCCATGGAGGCCGAGCTCAAGGCGTTTCGCCGCGCCGACGGCGAGCCCTACCGCCTGGTGCCGCTGCCGTGGCCGCGCCCCTGCTACGATCCGGAGGACGGCCACCGGCTGCCGGCCACCTATGCCAACTTCCTGATCGTGAACTCCGCGGTGCTGGTGCCTGTCTATGGTGACGCCGCCGACAGCCGGGCGCTCGCCGCTCTGGCCGAGGCCTTCCCCGACCGCGACATCGTGCCGATCGACTGCCTTAGCGTGATCCGCCAGCACGGCAGCCTGCACTGTCTCACCATGCAGCTCCCCCTGGGCAGCCTGAACGCCGCTACACAGCAAGGAGAAACCTCATGA
- a CDS encoding lipoprotein-releasing ABC transporter permease subunit — MLDRLPLLIGLRYVRAKRRNHFISFISMTSMLGLMLGVAVLILVLSVMNGFDHELRTRILGMVPHTKIESRSGLVEWEALADQLMQRERVIGAAPYVQQQGMFSVSGRNEGAMVNGIHPDWEGRVSIIGRHMRQGSLDDLQPGEWNVVLGSLLARHLGVGVGDRVTLLVPEASITPAGVFPRLKRFTVSGIFSVGADLDASLAYANIEDMQALARLGDAVGGLRLELNDLFAAGAETRAIIDQLGGGYRGIDWTFSHGNLFQAIQMEKRMIALLLTVIIAVAAFNIVSTLVMVVTDKHADIAILRTIGATPRSIMGIFVVQGLAIGVIGIAIGVGLGILLALTVSDLIGWVESTLGIQFLDAGVYFISDLPSRLHWDDVRDIVAAAFGLTFLSTLYPAWRASRVQPAEVLRYE; from the coding sequence ATGCTCGACCGCCTGCCACTGTTGATCGGGTTGCGCTATGTGCGCGCCAAGCGCCGCAACCACTTCATTTCCTTCATCTCCATGACCTCCATGCTGGGCCTGATGCTGGGCGTGGCGGTATTGATCCTGGTGCTCTCGGTGATGAACGGCTTCGACCACGAGCTGCGCACGCGCATCCTCGGCATGGTGCCGCACACCAAGATCGAGTCGCGCAGCGGCCTGGTCGAGTGGGAGGCGCTGGCCGACCAACTGATGCAGCGTGAACGGGTGATCGGCGCCGCGCCCTACGTGCAGCAGCAGGGCATGTTCTCGGTGAGCGGACGCAACGAGGGCGCCATGGTCAATGGCATTCACCCCGACTGGGAGGGGCGAGTCTCGATCATCGGCCGCCACATGCGCCAGGGCAGTCTCGACGACCTGCAGCCAGGCGAGTGGAACGTCGTGCTGGGTTCGCTGCTGGCGCGCCACCTGGGCGTCGGCGTGGGTGACCGGGTCACCTTGCTGGTGCCCGAGGCTTCGATCACGCCGGCCGGCGTCTTCCCGCGCCTCAAGCGCTTCACGGTGAGCGGGATCTTCAGCGTCGGGGCCGACCTCGACGCCAGCCTGGCCTACGCCAACATCGAGGACATGCAGGCCCTGGCGCGCCTGGGTGATGCGGTAGGCGGGCTGCGCCTCGAGCTGAACGACCTGTTTGCCGCCGGTGCCGAGACCCGTGCCATCATCGATCAGTTGGGCGGCGGCTATCGCGGCATCGACTGGACCTTCTCCCATGGTAACCTGTTCCAGGCCATCCAGATGGAGAAGCGCATGATCGCACTGCTGCTCACGGTGATCATCGCCGTGGCCGCCTTCAACATCGTCTCGACCCTGGTCATGGTTGTGACCGACAAGCACGCCGACATCGCCATTCTGCGTACCATCGGCGCTACGCCACGTTCGATCATGGGCATCTTCGTGGTGCAGGGTCTGGCGATCGGCGTGATCGGCATCGCCATCGGCGTGGGGCTGGGTATCCTGCTGGCACTGACCGTCTCCGATCTGATCGGCTGGGTGGAGTCGACGCTGGGCATCCAGTTCCTCGATGCCGGGGTCTATTTCATCAGCGATCTACCGTCGCGCCTGCACTGGGACGACGTGCGAGACATCGTCGCCGCCGCCTTCGGCTTGACCTTCCTCTCCACTCTCTATCCGGCCTGGCGCGCCTCGCGCGTGCAGCCCGCTGAGGTACTGCGCTATGAGTGA
- a CDS encoding ABC transporter ATP-binding protein — MSDSATANHESLLQRTASGRVMLACRDLTRVYREGPQDVTVLDGLSLEVRAGERVAVVGSSGSGKTTLLNLLGGLDRPTRGEVSIAGESLLELGEAALGRFRNRHIGFVYQFHHLLAEFTALENAALPLIVRGQRKKAAEARARELLVKVGIEHRADHKPGELSGGERQRVAIARALVTDPSLVLMDEPTGNLDQATAASILALMDELARTTECAFVVVTHDPSLAAHQDRVMRLDGGRLTEQGERG; from the coding sequence ATGAGTGATTCGGCCACCGCGAACCACGAGAGCCTGTTGCAGCGTACGGCCAGCGGCAGGGTGATGCTGGCCTGTCGTGACCTCACCCGCGTCTATCGCGAGGGGCCGCAGGACGTCACCGTGCTCGATGGCCTCTCGCTCGAGGTGCGCGCTGGGGAACGGGTCGCCGTGGTGGGCAGCTCGGGGTCGGGCAAGACCACGTTGCTCAACCTGCTGGGGGGGCTCGATCGTCCCACCCGCGGCGAGGTGAGCATCGCCGGTGAGTCGTTGCTCGAGCTGGGTGAGGCGGCGCTGGGCAGGTTTCGCAACCGACACATCGGCTTCGTCTATCAGTTCCACCATCTGCTCGCCGAATTCACCGCGCTGGAGAACGCGGCGCTGCCGCTGATCGTGCGCGGCCAGCGCAAGAAGGCCGCCGAAGCCAGGGCGCGCGAGCTGCTGGTCAAGGTGGGCATCGAGCACCGGGCCGACCACAAGCCTGGCGAGCTCTCGGGGGGGGAGCGCCAGCGCGTGGCCATCGCCCGGGCGCTGGTCACCGACCCCAGTCTGGTGCTGATGGACGAGCCGACCGGCAACCTCGACCAGGCCACCGCGGCCAGCATCCTGGCGTTGATGGACGAGCTGGCCCGCACCACGGAGTGCGCCTTCGTCGTGGTGACTCATGACCCTTCGCTTGCCGCGCACCAGGATCGGGTGATGAGGTTGGACGGGGGGCGCCTCACCGAACAGGGCGAGAGAGGCTAG
- a CDS encoding DUF2062 domain-containing protein — MPRRFLQRYMPNPETLRRQRSLRFMSRMIGDPGLWVLTRRTVANAFSVGMFSAMLPIPCQMVVAALGAWLLRCNLPLSVGLVWITNPLTMPLVFYGNYRIGAWLMDTPAREAPARISTRWIAERMADILPALALGSVATAIVLAILANLLVRLVWRWRISRSWKQRTLKRRLRRRDMND, encoded by the coding sequence ATGCCGCGCCGATTCCTGCAGCGCTACATGCCCAATCCCGAGACGCTCAGGCGCCAGCGTTCGCTGCGCTTCATGAGCCGCATGATCGGCGATCCCGGGCTATGGGTGCTCACCCGGCGAACCGTGGCCAACGCCTTCTCCGTGGGCATGTTCAGCGCCATGCTGCCGATCCCCTGCCAGATGGTGGTGGCCGCCCTCGGCGCCTGGCTGCTGCGCTGCAACCTTCCGCTCTCCGTGGGCCTGGTATGGATCACCAATCCCCTGACCATGCCGCTGGTCTTCTACGGCAACTACCGCATCGGCGCCTGGCTGATGGACACCCCGGCGCGCGAAGCCCCCGCCCGCATCTCGACCCGCTGGATCGCCGAACGCATGGCCGACATTCTGCCCGCCTTGGCGCTTGGCTCGGTGGCAACGGCCATCGTGCTGGCCATTCTGGCGAATCTGCTGGTACGCCTGGTATGGCGCTGGCGCATCTCACGCAGCTGGAAGCAGCGTACCCTGAAGCGACGCCTGCGGCGCCGTGACATGAACGACTAA